A single genomic interval of Cyanobacteria bacterium GSL.Bin1 harbors:
- a CDS encoding response regulator, whose amino-acid sequence MLSLDIPKASPSQEFTQSARILVVEDEDLIREMLVLSLQEEGYEVSIATDGRTASNLLQTEEPSSSEFPYDLIVLDLMLPQINGLDICRWLRYQGNIVPVLILSAKASETDRVLGLEVGADDYITKPFSMPEFIARCRALLRRQRFSSLPQTPVLQYQDITLFPQECRVTVRGEEISLSPKEFRLLELFISSPRRVWSREQLIEQIWGPDFLGDTKTVDVHIRWLREKLEPDPSQPTYIVTVRGFGYRFG is encoded by the coding sequence ATGCTGTCTCTTGATATACCAAAAGCTTCTCCCAGTCAGGAATTTACCCAATCTGCCCGTATCCTGGTGGTAGAAGATGAAGACTTAATTCGAGAAATGTTGGTTCTCTCCTTACAAGAAGAAGGGTACGAAGTTTCCATTGCTACTGATGGACGCACCGCTTCTAACCTATTACAAACAGAAGAACCCAGCAGCTCAGAATTTCCTTATGACCTCATTGTTTTAGATTTAATGCTACCCCAGATTAATGGGTTAGATATTTGTCGTTGGTTGCGCTATCAAGGCAACATTGTGCCCGTCCTGATCTTAAGTGCTAAAGCCAGTGAAACCGACCGTGTTTTGGGTTTAGAAGTCGGTGCCGATGATTATATTACTAAGCCTTTTAGTATGCCCGAGTTTATTGCTCGCTGTCGGGCGTTATTACGAAGACAACGGTTTAGTAGCCTCCCGCAAACGCCAGTTCTGCAATACCAAGATATTACCCTCTTTCCCCAAGAATGTCGGGTCACGGTTCGCGGTGAAGAAATCAGTCTTTCCCCAAAAGAATTTAGATTGCTGGAATTATTTATCAGTTCTCCGCGTCGCGTTTGGTCAAGAGAACAACTGATCGAACAAATTTGGGGTCCCGATTTTCTCGGTGATACAAAAACAGTTGATGTTCATATTCGCTGGTTGCGAGAAAAATTAGAACCCGATCCTTCTCAGCCCACTTATATTGTTACTGTACGCGGGTTTGGCTATCGGTTTGGTTAA